From Daphnia pulicaria isolate SC F1-1A chromosome 4, SC_F0-13Bv2, whole genome shotgun sequence, one genomic window encodes:
- the LOC124337892 gene encoding uncharacterized protein KIAA2013 homolog gives MSTMSLDLADLLRKFKWKRELDNKGISFRKTLIFVLVGTGLFLYFGPSFLRWLFTSKGNSYDTLSRCINDKIDSYVLESLNSDSHIIYPPAAADGSSSDNPNFLIHFVGNGVVGAETKPDSPLYIKSEKVLSLAVPFQPITGVFLPGADRSDHQREATVLQFVNGLAHKIQCIPIGKACLTITHQIYAHRTISSLLVQDIKITNPTDEDVVLSLERGGLSKWHTSVVYTHKIKVGSEDHDCLVITGSLTDGAKQFVVAVTTTKLPATLEVKKKSSETFHVYTVTTYSTMLNMGKYTTIKESLEMDALQMMNSVVSMTSRQLRAAHVEVWHHLFSSGLFISTSKKTGAINGDRINATLYMTLSQVRAQKVESEMSQEELNQHHSHLAYTEGCYGGHHTLQAAKLWLDLTSMDRVVQVTSLWLKTLETQGCHKLVKMGAEGVMQAMLLSFGSWKFSNQHLEFNTEPKDLHRDFHYRRINYGNGTHVNVTVAVLDDNRAALYVALDRNDKDYYGCDGGCLDSPVQLSSQRRQFPVKLTEPRTAVLYITSDKQHMENLKHTIHVHEVGEAPAHEQHVIALHKHGHALGGLPTFFWATFSLLIVLFHLFLFKLIYNEYCGGVQPETKAQRSRKFSDL, from the exons ATGTCTACGATGTCGCTAGACTTGGCCGACTTGCTTCGCAAATTTAAATGGAAACGAGAATTGGACAATAAAGGCATTTC GTTCAGAAAGACTTTAATATTTGTACTCGTCGGCACcggtttgtttttatattttgggcCAAGTTTTCTCCGATGGCTCTTTACTTCAAAAGGCAACTCGTATG ATACGCTAAGCAGATGCATCAATGACAAGATTGATTCCTATGTGCTCGAGTCATTGAATTCAGATTCCCACATCATATACCCCCCTGCTGCAGCTGATGGTTCATCATCAGATAATCCAAACTTTCTCATACATTTTGTTGGCAATGGCGTGGTGGGAGCAGAGACCAAACCAGATTCCCCACTTTACatcaaaagtgaaaaagtgTTGTCCTTGGCGGTTCCTTTCCAACCCATCACTGGAGTTTTCCTGCCAGGAGCCGACAGAAGTGATCATCAAAGAGAAGCAACAGTGCTTCAATTCGTAAACGGTCTCGCCCACAAAATACAGTGCATTCCTATCGGAAAGGCATGCCTGACCATCACGCATCAAATTTACGCTCACCGGACCATTTCATCTCTCCTAGTCCAGGATATTAAAATCACCAATCCTACAGATGAGGATGTAGTTTTGTCGCTGGAACGGGGCGGTCTCTCTAAATGGCACACTTCCGTCGTCTACACGCACAA aatcaaaGTCGGTAGCGAAGACCACGATTGTTTGGTGATAACTGGTTCGCTGACTGACGGCGCCAAGCAATTTGTTGTGGCCGTAACCACAACCAAATTACCTGCCACTCTAGAG gtGAAGAAAAAATCTTCGGAAACATTTCACGTGTACACGGTGACAACGTATTCGACAATGCTGAATATGGGGAAGTATACGACCATTAAAGAGAGTCTGGAAATGGACGCCTTACAG ATGATGAATTCGGTAGTGTCGATGACTTCACGCCAGCTGCGAGCCGCCCACGTGGAAGTGTGGCACCACCTATTTTCCAGCGGATTGTTCATAAGCACTTCCAAAAAAACCGGCGCCATCAACGGTGACCGAATTAACGCCACGCTGTACATGACTCTGTCGCAAGTCCGCGCCCAGAAAGTCGAATCGGAAATGAGTCAGGAGGAGCTCAACCAGCACCATTCCCATCTCGCCTACACGGAAGGCTGCTACGGTGGTCATCACACTTT GCAAGCGGCCAAGCTTTGGCTGGATCTGACATCCATGGATCGTGTGGTCCAAGTCACGAGTTTGTGGCTCAAGACTCTCGAGACTCAGGGATGTCATAAATTGGTGAAGATGGGAGCTGAGGGGGTCATGCAAGCCATGCTGCTGAGTTTTGGCTCGTGGAAGTTTAGCAATCAGCACTTGGAATTCAACACGGAGCCAAAGGATTTGCATCGAGACTTTCACTACCGCCGGATCAACTACGGCAACGGAACGCACGTCAACGTCACGGTGGCCGTATTGGATGACAACAGAGCCGCCTTGTACGTGGCGCTGGATCGCAACGACAAGGACTATTATGGCTGTGACGGCGGTTGTTTAGACTCGCCCGTCCAGTTGAGTTCCCAGCGGAGGCAGTTTCCCGTCAAGTTGACCGAGCCGAGGACCGCCGTCCTGTACATCACCAGTGATAAACAGCACATGGAGAATTTGAAGCATACTATTCACGTCCATGAAGTTGGCGagg CTCCGGCACACGAGCAG CACGTCATAGCTCTTCATAAGCACGGCCACGCCCTCGGTGGACTGCCCACCTTCTTCTGGGCCACCTTCTCACTCCTGATCGTtctcttccatctttttctcttcaaacTCATTTACAACGAGTATTGCGGAGGAGTGCAGCCGGAAACCAAAGCCCAGCGCTCCAG gAAATTTTCTGATCTTTAA